From Vibrio tritonius, the proteins below share one genomic window:
- the nhaD gene encoding sodium:proton antiporter NhaD → MKRTLYGVVVFLLYLIPTVSLASTNSDSVPSLTHSLIGYTAIAIFVIAYAAVMLEEYLKLHKSKPVLLAAGLIWALIGWVYQQYGQSELVEHAIEHNLLEYAELLLFLLVAMTYINAMDERGVFDGLQSWMLKKGFNFRMLFWVTGFLAFFISPIADNLTTALLMCTVVMKLGGDNKRFVNLSCINIVVAANAGGAFSPFGDITTLMVWQAGNVEFSQFFDLFVPSAVNYLVPALIMSVFLPKEKPASVKMATEVKRGGLIIVGLFVFTIITSVVFHSLFDFPPVIGMMLGLAYLQFYGFYLRTTFDRAVEKRKAKAELEHDEEMLQKMGSIVPFDVFQRIARAEWDTLLFFYGVVMCVGGLSLLGYLSMASEIMYTQWNPIVANITIGVLSSIVDNIPVMYAVLTMEPIMSHGNWLLVTLTAGVGGSLLSIGSAAGVALMGATKGQYTFGSHLKWTPVILCGYAASILAHLFINSSLF, encoded by the coding sequence ATGAAGCGAACACTATATGGAGTGGTAGTTTTTCTCCTATATTTAATACCCACTGTCAGTCTCGCCTCTACTAATTCTGATTCCGTACCTTCACTGACACACTCTTTAATTGGCTACACTGCTATCGCTATTTTTGTGATTGCTTATGCTGCGGTCATGTTAGAGGAATATCTCAAACTTCATAAATCCAAACCTGTCCTACTTGCGGCTGGTTTAATTTGGGCTCTAATCGGCTGGGTTTACCAACAATACGGCCAGTCAGAGCTTGTAGAACATGCTATTGAACACAACTTGTTAGAATACGCAGAATTACTCTTATTCTTGCTTGTCGCTATGACGTATATAAATGCAATGGATGAACGCGGCGTATTTGATGGACTTCAATCGTGGATGTTGAAAAAGGGTTTCAATTTCCGCATGTTATTTTGGGTAACAGGCTTTCTAGCCTTTTTTATATCCCCAATAGCCGACAATTTAACAACCGCTTTATTAATGTGTACCGTTGTTATGAAACTCGGTGGAGATAATAAACGCTTTGTCAACTTGTCCTGTATAAATATAGTTGTCGCAGCCAATGCTGGCGGCGCCTTCAGCCCATTTGGGGACATCACTACCTTGATGGTATGGCAAGCTGGCAATGTTGAATTTAGTCAGTTTTTCGATCTCTTCGTACCATCCGCGGTTAACTACTTAGTTCCCGCTTTGATCATGTCGGTATTTTTGCCAAAAGAAAAGCCAGCCAGTGTGAAAATGGCAACTGAAGTCAAACGCGGTGGTTTAATTATCGTTGGGCTATTTGTTTTCACTATTATTACCTCGGTGGTTTTCCACTCATTATTCGACTTTCCGCCTGTCATTGGCATGATGCTGGGTCTTGCTTATTTGCAGTTCTACGGTTTCTACCTAAGAACCACTTTCGACCGCGCCGTTGAAAAACGCAAAGCCAAAGCTGAGTTAGAACATGATGAAGAAATGCTCCAAAAAATGGGCTCGATAGTACCGTTTGATGTTTTTCAGCGTATAGCTCGTGCCGAGTGGGATACCCTACTATTTTTCTATGGCGTGGTGATGTGTGTCGGTGGTTTAAGCTTGCTTGGTTATCTATCAATGGCTTCAGAAATCATGTATACCCAATGGAACCCCATCGTCGCGAATATAACCATCGGTGTTCTCTCTTCTATTGTAGATAACATTCCGGTGATGTATGCGGTACTCACCATGGAGCCCATTATGTCTCATGGTAACTGGTTGTTGGTAACGCTGACGGCCGGGGTTGGGGGGAGTTTACTTTCCATTGGTTCCGCAGCAGGCGTGGCTCTCATGGGGGCCACCAAAGGCCAATATACCTTTGGTAGTCATTTAAAATGGACACCGGTTATTTTATGTGGATACGCAGCAAGCATCCTTGCTCATCTATTTATTAACAGTTCTTTGTTCTAA
- a CDS encoding EAL domain-containing protein: MTKKSTILSAVLLLIVLINVIGYLLVSCRVYVALNQYAYEQSEKISNKINEILGSTITTYYNDLDRYKLNCDQFLPVAKQVSLASPYTRSITLAADQTIYCSTITLNAKQKYPIKNVKPGVSLRYIASSPLVKKSDVFLLIVTSDDVLVNFGIDSFIFTNLLSADMNFFTPLFYIDGYLIAKNGTSQASTLKLDHGHPISNAYINLFYRIDTENYLNFGLLNYAYFYLIITVFSFFCGAVFYLFLMRIDWTVFAIARGLKKRQFVPYLQPVFDKHRNMVGAEVLARWLHPKHGMIAPDTFIPNAERSGHINHIFCQLVDQVILGLKPFQTHINQCKEFHLAFNVSSPQLKHFDLLRDCKHLIYGLSRCHFELVLELTERVQIPQDELHIQGIIKLKKQGIRIALDDFGTGHSSLTYLKNIKIDYLKIDKSFTDMIGEEEFKDHIVANVLDLAERIGVPVVAEGIENQYQEQYLLNRHADYFQGYYYGRPVAIDEFIRLYLIQPAEAQSKTT; encoded by the coding sequence ATGACAAAGAAGTCGACGATTCTTAGCGCAGTTTTGCTGCTTATTGTTCTCATTAACGTGATAGGTTATCTATTAGTATCCTGTCGGGTTTATGTCGCTTTAAACCAATATGCTTACGAGCAATCTGAGAAAATATCTAATAAAATCAATGAAATACTTGGTTCTACGATAACTACCTACTATAACGATCTTGATAGGTACAAGCTTAATTGTGATCAGTTCCTTCCAGTAGCTAAGCAAGTGAGTCTAGCAAGCCCTTATACTCGCTCGATTACACTAGCCGCTGACCAAACCATATACTGCAGTACCATTACGCTAAATGCGAAGCAAAAATACCCAATAAAAAATGTAAAGCCGGGAGTCAGTTTACGTTATATCGCATCGAGTCCTTTGGTCAAAAAGAGTGATGTGTTTCTTCTCATAGTCACGTCCGATGATGTGTTGGTTAACTTTGGGATTGATAGCTTTATCTTTACCAACTTGCTCAGTGCAGATATGAACTTCTTTACGCCGTTGTTTTATATTGATGGCTATCTTATTGCGAAAAATGGCACCTCACAGGCCTCAACATTGAAATTGGACCACGGCCATCCCATTAGCAATGCTTATATTAATCTGTTCTATCGAATTGATACCGAAAACTATCTCAATTTTGGGCTGCTCAATTACGCTTATTTCTATTTAATTATCACGGTGTTTTCATTTTTTTGTGGTGCGGTTTTCTACCTCTTTTTAATGAGAATTGATTGGACTGTATTTGCGATTGCTCGAGGGTTGAAGAAACGTCAGTTTGTTCCCTATCTCCAACCTGTATTTGACAAGCATAGAAATATGGTTGGCGCTGAAGTTTTGGCACGCTGGTTACACCCTAAGCACGGAATGATAGCGCCGGATACATTTATACCAAACGCAGAACGTAGTGGGCATATTAATCACATATTTTGCCAGCTCGTAGACCAGGTTATCCTTGGTCTTAAGCCGTTTCAGACTCACATTAATCAATGTAAAGAGTTCCATTTGGCATTTAATGTGTCATCACCTCAGTTAAAGCATTTTGATTTATTGCGTGATTGTAAACATTTGATTTATGGGTTGAGCCGTTGTCATTTTGAACTGGTATTAGAACTCACAGAAAGGGTGCAAATACCACAAGATGAGTTACATATTCAAGGCATTATAAAGCTTAAAAAGCAGGGTATTCGCATTGCGCTGGATGATTTCGGTACAGGTCATTCATCACTCACTTATCTGAAAAATATCAAAATCGATTATCTCAAGATAGATAAAAGTTTTACGGATATGATTGGTGAAGAAGAGTTCAAAGATCACATAGTGGCCAATGTGCTTGATCTGGCCGAGCGGATTGGCGTTCCAGTTGTTGCTGAAGGAATAGAGAATCAGTATCAGGAGCAATACCTACTTAACCGCCACGCTGATTATTTTCAAGGTTACTATTATGGTCGGCCTGTGGCGATTGATGAATTTATTCGCTTGTACCTTATTCAACCGGCAGAGGCTCAAAGTAAAACCACTTAA
- a CDS encoding HlyD family secretion protein, producing MTPDQKFARWIKISCFAFVIIFAYFVVADMFLPLTPQALVTRVVTKVAPRVSGQIMSIEVKNNQVVHTGDVLFQIDPEPYKLAVEQAKIALDKVKQNNAQLDADIAASRASVKASRIVTEQKEREANRLKKLLQRSGTSQQQYDDSQSSAIAAKANWDAAKARLQGLVVSRGSIDDETNVNVRAARNQLNQAELNLEYTTVVAEHDGIVTNLQLEAGTFASAGSPLVALVDDSMDIIADFREKSLRHFTDESHVYVAFDRYPGKVFSGTISSVDAGVSAGQFDADGRLAAPTSSNRWVRDAQRMRLHVQLKDETDSKLPAGAQATVQLVPDNGIGALFAMLQIYFISSLHYIY from the coding sequence ATGACTCCAGATCAGAAATTTGCGCGCTGGATTAAGATCTCCTGTTTCGCGTTTGTGATTATTTTTGCCTATTTTGTTGTGGCAGATATGTTTTTGCCATTAACGCCGCAGGCATTAGTCACCCGCGTTGTGACTAAAGTGGCCCCTCGCGTCAGCGGGCAAATCATGTCGATTGAAGTAAAAAATAACCAAGTTGTGCATACTGGTGACGTGTTATTTCAAATTGATCCTGAGCCGTACAAATTAGCGGTTGAGCAGGCGAAAATTGCCTTAGATAAAGTAAAGCAAAATAACGCGCAATTAGATGCGGATATTGCGGCATCCCGCGCAAGCGTTAAAGCAAGCCGTATTGTCACTGAGCAAAAAGAACGTGAAGCAAATCGCTTGAAAAAGCTGCTTCAACGTAGTGGCACCTCGCAACAACAATATGATGACTCGCAAAGTTCCGCTATTGCAGCGAAAGCAAACTGGGATGCGGCTAAAGCTCGCCTTCAAGGTTTGGTTGTCAGTCGTGGTTCGATTGATGATGAAACAAACGTGAATGTTCGGGCTGCACGTAACCAACTGAATCAAGCTGAATTGAATTTGGAATACACGACCGTGGTTGCTGAGCATGACGGCATCGTAACCAACTTACAGTTAGAGGCGGGTACTTTTGCTTCGGCAGGAAGCCCATTAGTCGCTTTAGTTGATGATTCAATGGATATTATTGCTGATTTTCGTGAGAAAAGCCTACGTCATTTTACCGATGAATCTCATGTGTATGTGGCTTTTGACCGTTATCCTGGCAAAGTGTTTAGCGGTACGATCTCCTCAGTAGATGCGGGGGTGAGTGCTGGTCAGTTTGATGCAGATGGTCGCCTAGCAGCTCCAACTTCATCTAACCGCTGGGTACGTGATGCGCAGCGTATGCGTTTGCATGTGCAACTGAAAGACGAAACCGATAGTAAGCTGCCCGCTGGGGCACAGGCGACGGTACAGCTCGTGCCTGATAATGGGATTGGTGCTTTGTTTGCTATGCTGCAAATCTACTTTATCAGTAGCCTTCACTACATCTACTAA
- a CDS encoding alpha/beta fold hydrolase yields MTQMTQSFIDTGVRYTPHRFTLPLDYTQPQGTQIEVFARSVEVAASNNESKPWLVYFQGGPGFPSPRASANSGWMKRALKQFRVLLLDQRGTGQSSPITHQTLSVMNSEQQAEYLSHFRADNIVRDAESIRQQWGVDKWAIIGQSFGGFCSLTYLSLFPQSLLRSYITGGVPSIFRKADDVYLATYKNTRKKNQAFFHQFPQAQQMCCDIADYLQDNDVRLPNGQRFTVEQFQQIGIHFGMSDSFLATYFTLENAFVEVNGRRELRYEFLNAMLMDQAYQTNPIYAILHESIYCQGHNDASRWAAHRIRERYTEFNYESGKPFLFTGEMVYPWMFDQMECLKPLRQAAELLANKEDWTPLYSEQVLAKNTVPVNCAVYADDMFVDLDLSRETLAIMPNAKAWITNEYEHNGLRADGEHILDRLITMGEQTAAELGLELLS; encoded by the coding sequence ATGACACAGATGACGCAAAGTTTCATTGACACGGGAGTTCGTTACACACCACACCGATTTACTCTTCCTCTTGATTATACCCAACCGCAAGGCACACAGATTGAAGTGTTTGCACGGAGCGTAGAAGTCGCTGCTAGCAACAATGAAAGTAAGCCATGGCTGGTCTATTTCCAAGGTGGTCCGGGCTTTCCATCGCCTCGAGCCAGTGCCAATAGTGGCTGGATGAAGCGTGCATTAAAGCAGTTTCGTGTGTTGTTGCTTGACCAACGTGGTACTGGACAAAGTTCGCCGATTACCCATCAAACCTTGTCGGTTATGAACAGTGAACAACAAGCGGAGTATTTGAGCCATTTCCGTGCAGATAATATCGTGCGTGACGCAGAGAGCATTCGTCAGCAGTGGGGCGTAGATAAGTGGGCAATCATTGGCCAAAGCTTTGGCGGTTTTTGTTCTCTGACTTATCTTTCACTATTCCCGCAAAGCTTATTACGCAGCTATATCACTGGCGGTGTTCCGTCGATTTTCCGTAAAGCGGATGATGTTTATTTAGCGACCTATAAAAACACGCGTAAGAAGAACCAAGCGTTTTTCCATCAGTTCCCACAGGCGCAGCAGATGTGCTGTGACATAGCAGATTATCTGCAAGATAATGATGTTCGTTTACCCAATGGACAACGTTTTACCGTTGAGCAGTTCCAGCAGATAGGGATTCACTTCGGTATGAGTGACTCTTTCCTCGCTACGTACTTTACGCTGGAAAATGCCTTTGTAGAGGTCAATGGACGTCGTGAGCTGCGTTATGAGTTTCTCAATGCGATGTTGATGGATCAGGCCTACCAAACTAACCCGATTTATGCGATTTTGCATGAATCTATTTATTGTCAGGGTCATAATGATGCCTCTCGTTGGGCTGCCCATCGTATTCGTGAACGTTATACCGAATTCAATTACGAAAGCGGTAAGCCATTCCTATTTACTGGGGAAATGGTCTATCCATGGATGTTTGACCAGATGGAATGTCTAAAGCCACTGCGTCAAGCGGCTGAGCTATTGGCAAATAAAGAAGATTGGACGCCTTTATACAGTGAGCAAGTACTGGCGAAGAATACCGTACCAGTAAACTGTGCTGTTTATGCGGATGATATGTTTGTTGATTTGGATTTGAGTCGTGAAACACTCGCCATCATGCCTAATGCGAAGGCGTGGATCACCAACGAGTATGAACACAATGGGTTAAGAGCTGACGGTGAGCATATCCTTGATCGTCTAATCACCATGGGTGAACAGACTGCAGCAGAACTAGGACTTGAGCTACTCTCCTAG
- a CDS encoding DUF2955 domain-containing protein, translating to MKLWDHPMSNNDFRQCLRIATGSALGFTICKIFGWSNGVFFTVTPVLLLGMIPVMSMHAARQLIASSVVVGLEMGIIGGLFGGHPGLMTLLAFAMFLAYFACMSKGSLFLFGANGVLNLSIMLHFGSFSSTDMNDFIQVSLMASVLSVAIAYLMMYVFPDVEPRDPPPRPTEPKKSHRMRHEALMGATIATLSFIVFQVADLQDSMSAQATTILLMFPMHWNGAMGYARKRAMGTLMGVSFGMFCQIILYDWSDVLLFVVPLLWIGAMLFGYMHVKESSGSGAGFGGLTTLGILFGQYLTPGGDLVFSALYRVSSILFAIVATLLVTYLVHIILNRFESTRFSQ from the coding sequence ATGAAGTTATGGGATCACCCAATGTCGAATAACGACTTTAGACAGTGTTTACGAATAGCAACAGGATCGGCACTCGGTTTTACGATTTGTAAGATATTTGGCTGGAGTAATGGGGTATTTTTTACGGTTACTCCGGTTTTGCTACTGGGTATGATTCCGGTCATGAGCATGCATGCTGCTCGCCAGTTGATCGCTTCTTCAGTGGTGGTTGGTCTGGAAATGGGGATTATTGGCGGCCTGTTTGGTGGCCATCCGGGTTTAATGACCTTACTGGCGTTTGCAATGTTTCTCGCTTATTTTGCTTGTATGTCAAAAGGTAGCCTGTTCCTGTTTGGTGCGAATGGTGTTTTAAACCTAAGCATTATGTTGCATTTCGGCAGTTTTTCTAGCACCGATATGAACGACTTTATTCAAGTGAGTTTGATGGCCAGTGTGCTTTCAGTGGCGATTGCTTATTTGATGATGTATGTGTTCCCCGATGTGGAACCGCGCGATCCTCCGCCGAGACCAACAGAGCCGAAAAAGTCCCACCGCATGAGACATGAGGCTCTGATGGGAGCGACGATAGCGACCCTCTCGTTTATTGTGTTTCAGGTGGCTGACCTACAAGATTCTATGTCGGCACAAGCAACAACCATTTTGTTGATGTTTCCAATGCATTGGAATGGCGCTATGGGCTATGCTCGTAAGAGAGCGATGGGCACCTTGATGGGCGTATCGTTTGGCATGTTCTGCCAAATCATTTTGTACGATTGGTCGGATGTATTGCTGTTTGTTGTTCCGTTACTCTGGATTGGAGCTATGCTCTTTGGCTATATGCATGTGAAAGAGTCGAGTGGCTCTGGCGCTGGTTTTGGTGGTTTAACCACCTTAGGTATTTTGTTTGGTCAATACCTGACGCCGGGTGGCGATCTCGTGTTCAGCGCTTTATATCGTGTCAGCAGTATTTTGTTTGCTATCGTGGCAACTCTGCTCGTAACCTATCTGGTTCACATCATTTTGAACCGATTTGAATCGACGCGATTCAGCCAATAG
- the slyA gene encoding transcriptional regulator SlyA, producing the protein MFHDSDIFRQLSLAERLARVSRLWKMAADRELAPLGLTHPRWTALWKLQRLGDHISQKQLACALELELPSLMRTLSQLEEQALITRHSSESDKRTRIVSLTEQGRRLLTQMEKRILDVRNQVLQDVSPQDLELLSTLLEKIAENTLRTLDN; encoded by the coding sequence ATGTTTCACGATTCCGATATTTTTCGTCAACTGTCTCTAGCTGAGCGATTAGCTAGAGTTTCTCGTCTTTGGAAAATGGCGGCTGATCGTGAATTGGCCCCACTCGGTCTTACCCACCCAAGGTGGACCGCATTGTGGAAATTGCAACGACTGGGTGATCACATCAGCCAGAAGCAACTCGCTTGCGCTTTAGAGTTGGAATTACCTTCGTTAATGCGCACATTGAGCCAATTAGAAGAGCAAGCGTTGATCACTCGACACTCTAGTGAAAGCGACAAACGTACACGAATCGTGAGTTTAACCGAACAGGGTAGGCGACTGCTTACTCAAATGGAAAAACGTATTTTGGATGTTCGTAATCAAGTTCTCCAAGATGTTTCTCCGCAAGACTTAGAGCTGTTATCAACCTTGTTAGAAAAGATCGCTGAAAACACCTTACGCACCCTTGATAACTAG
- a CDS encoding dicarboxylate/amino acid:cation symporter codes for MNTKKPMSLTARVILGMVAGILTGFVIRSLFAQYSFVDTYIVNGLFEVGGKIFIASLKMLVVPLVFVSLVCGTSSLKDLSTLGRMGGKTLGLYVITTAIAITLALIMGNVFHPGAGADLTAASSFKSAEAPSLVKVLIDMFPTNPISAMAEGNTLQVIVFALLFGVAISVAGDAGERVASFFNDLNEVLMKLVTLLMQVAPYGVFFLMAKLFTGLGLSAIWNLAAYFAVLVGTLLIHAFVTYSVMLKGFTGLSPIAFFRKMEDAVMFAFSTASSNATLPVTMETATQRLGAQNKIASFTIPLGATVNMDGTAIMQGVATAFIAQAFNIDLSMTDYLMVIITATLASIGTAGVPGVGLIMLAMVLNQVGLPLEGVALIMGVDRLLDMIRTAVNITGDACVTCIVAKSENALDEKIFNTDVETLEKKQKVAISND; via the coding sequence ATGAATACCAAAAAACCAATGTCTTTAACCGCTCGGGTTATTCTTGGTATGGTTGCCGGCATATTGACTGGATTCGTTATTCGTAGCCTTTTCGCTCAATACAGTTTCGTTGATACTTACATCGTCAATGGACTATTCGAAGTCGGCGGCAAAATCTTTATAGCCAGCTTGAAAATGCTCGTGGTACCTCTCGTGTTTGTCTCTTTGGTGTGCGGCACTAGCTCACTAAAAGATCTTTCTACTTTAGGTCGCATGGGTGGCAAAACGCTGGGACTTTATGTCATTACTACTGCCATCGCCATTACATTGGCACTGATCATGGGGAATGTTTTTCACCCAGGGGCAGGTGCTGATCTTACCGCTGCAAGCTCGTTTAAATCAGCTGAAGCACCATCATTGGTCAAAGTTCTCATTGATATGTTCCCAACGAACCCTATCAGTGCAATGGCCGAGGGTAACACTCTGCAAGTGATCGTTTTCGCCCTATTATTTGGTGTTGCAATCAGTGTTGCGGGTGATGCAGGTGAACGTGTAGCAAGCTTCTTTAATGATCTAAATGAAGTTCTAATGAAACTGGTTACGCTATTGATGCAAGTTGCGCCTTACGGTGTGTTCTTCCTCATGGCAAAGCTGTTTACAGGTTTGGGACTAAGTGCCATCTGGAACCTAGCTGCTTATTTCGCAGTGTTGGTTGGTACATTACTCATTCACGCATTCGTCACTTATAGCGTAATGCTAAAAGGTTTTACGGGTCTGAGTCCTATCGCGTTCTTCCGTAAAATGGAAGATGCGGTGATGTTCGCATTCTCTACAGCTTCGTCGAATGCAACACTCCCTGTCACGATGGAGACAGCAACGCAACGTCTTGGTGCACAGAACAAAATCGCATCATTCACTATTCCACTTGGTGCAACAGTGAATATGGACGGTACAGCGATAATGCAAGGTGTTGCAACCGCATTTATCGCCCAAGCGTTCAATATCGACCTGTCCATGACGGACTACCTAATGGTTATCATAACAGCCACATTGGCATCTATTGGTACTGCAGGGGTTCCGGGCGTAGGTTTGATCATGCTTGCTATGGTACTAAACCAAGTTGGTCTACCACTTGAAGGTGTAGCACTTATCATGGGTGTTGACCGCCTACTTGATATGATTCGTACCGCGGTGAACATCACAGGTGACGCTTGTGTGACTTGTATCGTGGCGAAATCAGAAAATGCGCTAGACGAAAAAATCTTCAACACTGATGTAGAAACATTAGAGAAGAAACAAAAAGTTGCAATTAGCAATGATTAG
- a CDS encoding serine aminopeptidase domain-containing protein — protein sequence MNIVLLHGLYMNALVMQPLKLKLEKLGYSTHVLNFSTVTIDTDLLFKSIDDALSPDQPNALIGHSLGGLIIQKYLAARQPTLDTVSHVVTLGSPMQGAAIVRAIDELGMSGILGDAKEFGLEPHDNQWHFPQKLGCIAGNMAWGVMPLIFGFDISSDGTVSVAETQIPGMSDHIETNNTHLTLLYSDEVANQIDHFLSNDKFAMKKAG from the coding sequence ATGAATATTGTTCTTCTGCACGGGTTATATATGAATGCGCTGGTAATGCAGCCACTTAAGTTAAAGCTAGAGAAACTCGGGTATTCGACCCATGTGCTCAATTTCAGTACAGTAACCATCGATACTGACCTTCTTTTTAAAAGCATTGATGATGCGTTAAGTCCTGACCAACCGAATGCACTAATAGGACATAGTCTTGGTGGATTGATTATTCAAAAGTACCTTGCTGCTCGTCAACCAACATTAGATACAGTCTCTCATGTCGTGACTCTTGGTTCTCCCATGCAGGGTGCTGCTATTGTTCGTGCGATAGATGAATTAGGTATGAGTGGAATTTTGGGCGATGCTAAAGAATTCGGACTCGAACCTCATGATAACCAGTGGCATTTCCCGCAAAAATTGGGGTGCATAGCCGGTAATATGGCTTGGGGAGTCATGCCTCTTATATTTGGCTTTGATATTTCTTCTGATGGCACAGTTTCTGTTGCAGAGACCCAAATCCCGGGAATGAGTGATCATATCGAGACCAATAATACTCACCTGACACTACTCTATAGCGATGAAGTTGCGAATCAAATCGACCACTTTTTATCTAATGACAAATTTGCAATGAAAAAAGCCGGATAA
- the poxB gene encoding ubiquinone-dependent pyruvate dehydrogenase produces the protein MSNSTIAYFIADTLCQAGVKRIWGVTGDSLNGLSDSLRKIGEIEWLGTRHEEVAAFAAGAEAHLSGELAVCAGSCGPGNMHLINGLYDCHRNRVPVLAIAAHIPSSEIGTNYFQETHPQELFKECSVFCELVSNPEQMPYLLETAMRQAILHNDVAVLVLPGDVALKAMPEGVEAKWSLPKPAFYAPQQPDLEQLAAYLNDSRKVTIMVGAGVKGAHKEVVALAAKLKAPIVHALRGKEYIEYDNPYDVGMTGLIGFASGYHAMREADTLLLIGTSFPYRAFYPDNAKIVQIDSNPASLGRHTQIEFGVLGDSRSTISSLLPLIKEDRSEKHLTSCLANYKEARKGLDDLANGKTSHGLIHPQYLARLISEQAAKDAVFTCDVGTPTVWAARYLEMNGKRRLIGSFNHGSMANAMSQAMGAQAFDRQRQVVAMCGDGGFSMLMGDLLSLKQLNLPIKIIVFNNRSLGFVAMEMKASGYLSDDTDLQNPSFAKIAEACGIKGIHVSDPEALPGALSETFNFPGAVVLEVDTAKQELAMPPQIKLEHAKGFSIYMMKAIINGRGDEIIELSKTNWLR, from the coding sequence ATGAGTAATTCTACAATTGCCTATTTTATCGCCGATACGCTTTGCCAAGCCGGTGTTAAACGAATTTGGGGCGTGACTGGCGATTCACTTAATGGCTTAAGTGACAGTCTACGTAAAATAGGTGAAATTGAGTGGTTGGGCACTCGTCACGAAGAAGTGGCTGCCTTTGCTGCGGGGGCAGAAGCTCACTTATCTGGTGAGTTGGCTGTTTGTGCGGGATCTTGTGGACCAGGTAATATGCACCTTATTAACGGTTTGTATGATTGCCACCGCAATCGAGTTCCAGTGCTCGCTATTGCAGCACATATTCCGTCTTCAGAAATAGGTACCAACTATTTCCAAGAGACTCACCCACAGGAACTATTTAAAGAATGTAGTGTTTTCTGTGAGTTAGTTTCCAATCCAGAGCAAATGCCTTATTTATTAGAAACGGCAATGCGCCAAGCCATCTTACATAACGACGTTGCTGTACTGGTGTTGCCCGGAGATGTTGCTCTTAAAGCAATGCCAGAGGGGGTTGAGGCTAAATGGAGCCTGCCTAAACCTGCTTTTTATGCTCCACAACAACCCGATTTGGAACAGTTAGCGGCTTATTTAAACGACAGCCGCAAAGTGACTATCATGGTTGGGGCTGGAGTCAAAGGGGCTCATAAAGAAGTGGTCGCTTTGGCGGCTAAACTAAAAGCGCCTATCGTACATGCTCTGCGGGGTAAAGAGTACATTGAGTACGATAACCCTTACGATGTGGGTATGACAGGCTTAATTGGGTTTGCTTCAGGCTATCATGCGATGCGTGAAGCCGATACGTTGCTGCTCATTGGTACGAGTTTCCCATATCGTGCATTTTACCCAGACAATGCCAAAATTGTTCAGATAGACAGCAATCCTGCTTCATTGGGACGCCATACTCAAATTGAGTTTGGTGTCCTTGGGGATTCTCGCAGTACGATTAGTTCATTGTTACCGCTTATCAAAGAAGACCGTTCTGAAAAACACTTAACCAGCTGCTTAGCTAATTATAAAGAAGCACGTAAAGGTTTGGACGATTTAGCCAACGGTAAAACCAGTCATGGGCTGATTCACCCTCAGTATCTCGCTCGCTTAATTAGTGAGCAAGCCGCGAAAGATGCTGTATTTACTTGTGATGTAGGCACACCAACCGTCTGGGCGGCTCGTTATTTAGAGATGAATGGCAAACGTCGTTTAATCGGTTCTTTTAACCATGGCTCGATGGCGAATGCCATGTCGCAAGCGATGGGGGCTCAAGCGTTCGATCGCCAACGCCAAGTGGTTGCCATGTGTGGAGACGGTGGTTTTTCGATGTTAATGGGGGATTTATTGTCACTGAAACAATTGAATTTGCCCATCAAGATTATCGTCTTTAATAACCGTTCTCTTGGTTTTGTTGCTATGGAAATGAAAGCAAGTGGCTATTTATCAGATGATACTGATCTACAAAACCCAAGCTTTGCTAAAATTGCAGAGGCGTGTGGAATAAAAGGCATACACGTATCCGACCCTGAAGCGTTGCCTGGAGCATTGAGTGAAACATTTAACTTTCCCGGTGCAGTTGTCTTAGAGGTCGATACAGCAAAACAAGAACTTGCTATGCCACCACAAATTAAACTGGAACACGCCAAAGGCTTCAGCATCTATATGATGAAAGCCATTATTAACGGCCGAGGTGATGAGATCATTGAGCTAAGCAAAACCAACTGGTTGCGTTAG